In the Opitutaceae bacterium genome, one interval contains:
- a CDS encoding type II toxin-antitoxin system VapC family toxin, translating to MIVPDVNLLVYAHNSEVPFHDRARRWWEDRLNQPAPVGLSWVTISGFIRLMTHPRVLVSPMTVDAAVDQVDSWLAQPCVVLLEPGRRFPQVFLDGLRKLGTAGNLTTDAYLAALAIEHQADLCSCDGDFARFAGLRWSNPIEKPLPKASKPRAHRRGPRR from the coding sequence GTGATTGTCCCCGACGTCAACCTGCTGGTTTACGCCCACAATTCTGAGGTTCCGTTTCATGATCGGGCACGGCGGTGGTGGGAGGATCGACTGAACCAGCCTGCCCCGGTCGGCCTCTCCTGGGTCACCATCAGCGGCTTCATCCGCCTGATGACCCACCCGCGCGTTCTCGTTAGTCCCATGACTGTCGACGCCGCAGTCGACCAGGTGGATTCCTGGCTGGCGCAACCCTGCGTCGTCCTTCTGGAACCCGGCCGGCGCTTTCCGCAAGTCTTCCTCGATGGGCTTCGGAAGCTGGGGACTGCCGGAAACCTGACGACGGATGCCTATCTCGCCGCCCTCGCCATTGAACACCAAGCCGACCTCTGCAGCTGCGATGGCGACTTCGCCCGTTTCGCCGGCCTGCGCTGGAGCAATCCGATCGAGAAGCCGCTGCCGAAAGCATCGAAGCCACGAGCGCATCGACGCGGACCCAGAAGGTAA